A DNA window from Stutzerimonas stutzeri contains the following coding sequences:
- a CDS encoding ABC transporter substrate-binding protein, with protein sequence MKAKHWLIPALLLVSAFAQAQEKFKVGYIRVMDDAQAMVAHEAGLYKKHGLDVELIEFSSGTDLIKAIVGGQLDTGVLGFTNAVAWASKGADLKVVGGAQQGYHSILVREDTDINDVAGLKDRTLASQREGSTADAVLRGVTLKNAGLKPSDVNIMGVSPAVAVQSLVSGRVDAAFLFEPYDRIAQLVAPVRQVYEIGEVWPFPCMVVITSGDTLAKRKDAVWKSLDAQRDAIEMLDKQPAEAAKLIANYFIAEPTLKTLKRGELAREVVIEEAIGTQTFSAKLDENDRARIQELADILQELGSLKTRDGKPFDTSAILDLSWQEAREL encoded by the coding sequence ATGAAAGCGAAGCATTGGCTGATTCCAGCTCTTTTACTGGTGAGTGCGTTTGCCCAGGCGCAGGAGAAGTTCAAGGTTGGCTATATCCGCGTTATGGATGATGCCCAAGCAATGGTTGCTCACGAAGCCGGGCTGTACAAAAAGCATGGCCTGGATGTCGAGCTGATCGAGTTCAGCTCGGGTACCGACCTTATCAAGGCCATTGTGGGCGGGCAGCTGGATACCGGCGTGCTTGGCTTCACCAATGCTGTCGCCTGGGCCTCCAAAGGGGCTGATCTAAAGGTGGTGGGCGGTGCACAGCAGGGGTATCACTCGATTCTCGTGCGCGAAGATACCGATATCAACGACGTTGCAGGCCTCAAGGACCGTACGCTGGCTTCCCAGCGTGAAGGCAGCACGGCCGATGCAGTACTGCGCGGCGTGACATTGAAGAATGCCGGCCTCAAGCCGAGTGACGTGAATATCATGGGCGTCAGCCCTGCCGTGGCGGTGCAGTCACTGGTATCCGGCCGTGTCGATGCGGCATTCCTGTTTGAGCCTTATGATCGCATCGCGCAACTGGTTGCGCCGGTTCGCCAGGTCTATGAGATCGGCGAAGTGTGGCCGTTCCCGTGCATGGTGGTAATCACTTCCGGCGACACCCTGGCCAAGCGCAAGGACGCTGTCTGGAAGTCGCTGGACGCCCAGCGTGACGCCATCGAAATGCTCGACAAGCAGCCGGCTGAAGCGGCCAAGCTGATTGCCAACTACTTCATCGCCGAGCCGACCCTGAAGACGCTCAAGCGTGGCGAGCTCGCCCGTGAAGTGGTTATTGAAGAGGCAATTGGCACCCAGACTTTCAGCGCCAAGCTTGATGAGAACGATCGGGCGCGTATTCAGGAGCTTGCGGATATTCTGCAGGAGCTCGGCTCGCTGAAGACCCGCGACGGTAAACCGTTCGATACCAGCGCCATCCTCGATCTTTCCTGGCAGGAAGCTCGCGAACTCTAA
- the recR gene encoding recombination mediator RecR, whose protein sequence is MSFSPLIRQLIDALRILPGVGQKTAQRMALQMLERDRSGGLRLAQALAKAMEGVGYCRQCRTLTEDDLCPQCADPRRDDSLLCVVQSPVDVFAVEQTGFRGRYFVLKGHLSPLDGLGPEAIGIPELLTRVADGAFSEVILATNPTVEGEATAHYIAQMLIPKGLTISRIAHGVPLGGELDLVDGGTLAHALAGRKTISL, encoded by the coding sequence ATGAGCTTCAGCCCCCTGATCCGCCAACTCATCGATGCATTGCGCATTCTCCCCGGTGTCGGGCAGAAGACTGCGCAGCGCATGGCCTTGCAAATGCTGGAGCGCGATCGCAGCGGCGGTTTGCGCCTGGCGCAGGCGCTGGCGAAAGCGATGGAGGGAGTCGGTTACTGCCGTCAATGCCGCACGCTGACCGAGGACGATCTGTGTCCGCAGTGCGCTGACCCGCGGCGGGACGATTCGCTGCTATGTGTGGTGCAGAGCCCCGTGGACGTTTTCGCTGTCGAGCAGACCGGTTTTCGAGGGCGTTATTTCGTTCTCAAGGGGCATCTGTCGCCGCTCGATGGCTTGGGTCCAGAAGCTATCGGCATTCCCGAGCTGCTTACTCGGGTTGCGGACGGGGCGTTCAGTGAGGTCATCCTGGCTACCAATCCGACTGTTGAAGGCGAGGCAACTGCGCACTACATCGCGCAAATGCTGATTCCGAAAGGGTTAACCATTAGCCGGATCGCCCACGGCGTGCCTTTGGGTGGCGAGCTGGATCTGGTTGATGGCGGTACTTTGGCCCATGCGTTGGCGGGGCGCAAAACAATCAGCCTATAA
- a CDS encoding YbaB/EbfC family nucleoid-associated protein: MMKGGMAGLMKQAQQMQEKMQKMQEELANAEVTGQSGAGLVSVVMNGRHDVKRVSLDDSLMQEDKEILEDLIAAAVNDAVRKIEQNSQDKMAGMTSGMQLPPGFKMPF, translated from the coding sequence ATGATGAAAGGTGGCATGGCCGGCCTGATGAAGCAGGCGCAGCAGATGCAGGAAAAAATGCAGAAGATGCAGGAAGAGCTGGCGAACGCCGAGGTTACCGGGCAGTCGGGTGCTGGTCTGGTCAGCGTCGTGATGAATGGCCGTCATGACGTCAAACGCGTCAGCCTCGATGACAGCCTGATGCAGGAAGACAAGGAAATCCTGGAAGACCTGATCGCCGCTGCCGTCAACGATGCGGTGCGCAAGATCGAGCAGAACAGCCAGGACAAGATGGCGGGCATGACCTCTGGCATGCAGCTTCCGCCAGGCTTCAAAATGCCCTTCTAA
- the dnaX gene encoding DNA polymerase III subunit gamma/tau, with translation MSYQVLARKWRPRSFREMVGQTHVLKALINALDSQRLHHAYLFTGTRGVGKTTIARIIAKCLNCETGVSSTPCGVCSVCREIDEGRFVDLIEVDAASRTKVEDTRELLDNVQYAPSRGRYKVYLIDEVHMLSSHSFNALLKTLEEPPPHVKFLLATTDPQKLPVTILSRCLQFSLKNMPPERVVEHLTHVLSVENVPFEDDALWLLGRAADGSMRDAMSLTDQAIAFGEGKVLAADVRAMLGTLDHGQVYGVLQGLLEGDARALLEAVRHLAEQGPDWAGVLAEILNVLHRVAIAQALPEAVDNGQGDRDRVLALAQALPAEDVQFYYQMGLIGRRDLPLAPDPRSGFEMVLLRMLAFRPAGNDDAPRTPLKTLGISPATADSKPAAVADTPPVGVSPTPSPVVSVAAVAPQPAPAVSAPAQQPPVPEPSAVPVAATPAVEEPQAAPVIDVPWNEPPDVPPVAVVADVVLPEPAPLDGPDEHVASVVQVEESDDDEPPLTDEDYFEVENQAEAYLDELSDADDEPQTAEPLPAVEPATGLAAEWLQLYLKLGLSGLTGSIAANCTLISVERDHWLMHLDPAQSALFNPTQQRRLNDALNQYHGRTLQLDIVLQKPEQETPAQAAFRRRAERQRAAEQSIHSDPLVQQLMQQFAAVIREGTIEPVEHSES, from the coding sequence ATGAGTTATCAGGTTCTCGCACGTAAATGGCGTCCGCGCTCGTTTCGCGAAATGGTCGGCCAGACGCATGTGCTCAAGGCCCTGATCAATGCGCTGGATAGCCAACGTCTGCACCATGCCTACCTGTTCACGGGCACCCGGGGCGTGGGCAAGACCACCATCGCGCGGATCATCGCCAAATGCCTGAACTGCGAAACCGGTGTCAGCTCGACGCCCTGCGGTGTGTGCTCGGTATGTCGGGAAATCGATGAAGGGCGCTTCGTCGACTTGATCGAGGTCGACGCTGCGAGCCGCACCAAGGTCGAAGACACTCGCGAGCTGCTGGACAATGTCCAGTACGCACCGAGCCGCGGGCGCTACAAGGTCTACCTGATCGACGAAGTGCACATGCTCTCGTCGCATTCATTCAACGCGCTGCTCAAAACCCTTGAGGAGCCGCCGCCCCACGTCAAGTTCCTGCTGGCGACTACCGATCCGCAGAAGTTGCCGGTCACTATCCTGTCGCGTTGCCTGCAGTTCTCGCTGAAGAACATGCCGCCGGAGCGCGTGGTCGAGCATCTCACCCACGTACTGAGCGTCGAGAACGTGCCTTTCGAAGACGATGCGCTGTGGCTACTGGGCCGCGCGGCGGACGGCTCGATGCGCGATGCGATGAGTTTGACCGACCAGGCGATCGCCTTCGGTGAAGGCAAGGTGCTTGCCGCCGACGTTCGGGCGATGCTCGGCACCCTCGACCACGGTCAGGTCTACGGCGTGTTGCAGGGATTGCTCGAAGGTGACGCCAGAGCGTTGCTCGAAGCGGTGCGTCATCTCGCCGAGCAGGGCCCGGATTGGGCTGGTGTGCTGGCCGAAATCCTCAACGTGCTGCACCGCGTCGCTATCGCGCAGGCGCTGCCGGAGGCCGTGGACAATGGTCAGGGCGATCGCGATCGGGTGCTGGCCTTGGCCCAGGCGCTGCCGGCCGAAGACGTTCAGTTCTATTACCAGATGGGGCTGATCGGTCGGCGCGATTTGCCGCTGGCACCGGATCCGCGCAGCGGCTTCGAGATGGTCTTGCTGCGTATGCTGGCGTTCCGTCCGGCGGGCAACGACGATGCGCCGCGAACACCGCTAAAGACCCTGGGAATCAGCCCGGCCACAGCTGATTCCAAGCCCGCAGCGGTGGCCGACACGCCGCCCGTTGGCGTGTCGCCTACTCCATCCCCGGTGGTTTCGGTCGCAGCAGTTGCACCACAGCCTGCGCCTGCCGTTTCGGCGCCAGCGCAGCAGCCGCCAGTACCCGAGCCTTCAGCTGTACCTGTGGCGGCCACTCCTGCTGTAGAGGAGCCTCAGGCGGCGCCTGTCATCGACGTGCCGTGGAACGAGCCGCCTGATGTGCCGCCGGTTGCGGTCGTTGCCGACGTCGTTCTGCCCGAACCTGCGCCGCTCGATGGTCCGGATGAACATGTAGCGTCCGTAGTGCAGGTTGAAGAGTCGGACGATGATGAGCCGCCGCTGACCGACGAGGACTACTTCGAGGTCGAGAATCAGGCCGAGGCCTACCTTGATGAGTTGAGCGATGCCGACGACGAACCTCAGACTGCCGAGCCGCTACCGGCGGTAGAGCCCGCCACTGGGCTTGCTGCCGAGTGGCTGCAGCTTTATCTCAAGCTCGGTTTGTCCGGTCTCACCGGCAGCATTGCCGCCAATTGCACGTTGATCTCGGTTGAGCGCGATCACTGGCTGATGCATCTTGATCCAGCGCAGAGTGCGCTGTTCAATCCTACCCAGCAGCGGCGGCTGAACGATGCGCTGAATCAGTACCATGGACGCACACTGCAGCTGGATATCGTGCTGCAGAAGCCGGAGCAGGAAACACCGGCGCAGGCTGCTTTCCGCCGTCGTGCCGAGCGGCAACGCGCAGCGGAGCAATCGATTCATTCGGACCCTCTGGTCCAGCAGTTGATGCAGCAGTTCGCCGCGGTGATCCGCGAAGGCACCATCGAACCCGTAGAACATTCCGAATCCTGA
- the pdxB gene encoding 4-phosphoerythronate dehydrogenase PdxB — translation MHILADENIPLVDEFFAGLGEIRRMPGRSINRAALENIDVLLVRSVTRVDPDLLDGSAVRFVGTCTIGTDHLDLDYFEKAGIDWASAPGCNARGVVDYVLGSLLALAEVRGEALAQRRFGVVGAGEVGGRLVEVLRGLGWDVRVCDPPRQAREAGGFVSLDEVLAECDVISLHTPLSMDGDWPTFHLLDQQRLSRLRPGAWLINASRGAVVDNAALCDLLQQRPDIEAVLDVWEGEPQVDVALADLCRIATPHIAGYSLDGKLRGTAQIYTALCMARGLEPLVELAQLMPGAPLTELTFASSAEPAEMLAMLCRAVYDPRRDDADFRRSLLGDEAQRRAGFDLLRKQYPARREIDGLAVRIVGQNPALDAVVEALGARLLG, via the coding sequence ATGCATATCCTCGCCGATGAAAACATTCCGCTGGTCGATGAGTTCTTTGCCGGGCTTGGCGAGATTCGACGCATGCCCGGTCGTAGCATCAATCGGGCGGCACTGGAAAACATCGATGTGCTGCTGGTGCGCTCGGTTACACGGGTCGATCCCGATCTGCTGGACGGCAGTGCGGTGCGGTTCGTCGGAACCTGTACCATCGGAACGGATCACCTGGATCTCGACTACTTCGAAAAGGCCGGCATCGACTGGGCCAGCGCGCCGGGATGCAATGCACGGGGCGTCGTTGACTATGTGCTCGGCAGTTTGCTCGCGCTGGCGGAGGTGCGTGGCGAGGCGCTGGCGCAACGCCGCTTCGGTGTCGTTGGCGCCGGGGAAGTGGGCGGGCGGCTGGTAGAGGTGCTGCGTGGGCTTGGCTGGGATGTGCGCGTATGCGATCCGCCTCGACAGGCGCGCGAGGCGGGTGGTTTCGTCTCGCTGGACGAGGTGCTTGCTGAATGCGATGTGATCAGTCTGCATACCCCGCTGAGCATGGACGGCGACTGGCCGACCTTTCACCTTCTCGATCAACAGCGGCTGTCCAGGCTGCGCCCGGGAGCCTGGCTGATCAACGCCAGTCGCGGCGCAGTGGTGGACAATGCTGCACTGTGCGACCTGCTGCAGCAGCGCCCGGATATCGAAGCGGTGCTGGACGTCTGGGAGGGTGAGCCGCAGGTGGATGTGGCGCTTGCCGATTTGTGCCGGATCGCCACACCGCACATCGCCGGATACAGCCTGGATGGCAAGCTCCGCGGTACGGCGCAGATCTACACCGCACTCTGCATGGCGCGCGGGCTGGAGCCGCTCGTCGAACTCGCGCAGTTGATGCCCGGTGCGCCCTTGACCGAGCTGACCTTCGCATCTTCCGCGGAACCGGCTGAAATGCTGGCCATGCTGTGTCGGGCGGTCTACGACCCTCGCCGGGACGATGCGGATTTCCGCCGCAGTTTGCTCGGCGACGAAGCGCAGCGTCGGGCTGGGTTCGATCTGCTGCGCAAGCAGTATCCAGCGCGGCGCGAGATCGATGGGCTCGCGGTGCGGATCGTCGGGCAAAACCCGGCACTGGATGCGGTAGTTGAGGCGCTCGGTGCCCGATTGCTCGGCTAG
- a CDS encoding MATE family efflux transporter, with translation MPTELRLRRVRLELRTLFALALPMMIAQLASTAMGFVDTVMAGRVSPHDLAAVALGNSIWVPVYLLLSGITLATTPNVAQRYGAGNHGEIGPLVRQALWMGAGIGLGSALLMWNAEPVLHLMRVEPALIEPTMAYLRAVACGFPAVALYQVLRCFSDGLGHPRPSMVIGILGLLLNIPLNYIFIYGKLGIPAMGGVGCGVSTALVMLFMLIAMTIWVKRASAYQPSQLFSHFEWPRWPMLRHLLSVGVPIGVAVFAEASIFSVIALLIGALGATVVAGHQIALNFTSLIFMIPLSLGMAVTVRIGQELGRNAPRDARFVAGVGIAAALVYACFSASVMLLFSEQIARIYTPDPAVIAVAASLFFYAAVFQFSDVVQVTAAGALRGYQDTRMTMVYTLFAYWGIGLPVGYLLGLTDHLGAATGPAGLWQGLIAGLSCAALLLSVRLARSARREIHRHTALRRAAV, from the coding sequence ATGCCCACTGAGCTCAGACTCAGACGGGTCCGCCTTGAATTGCGCACCCTCTTCGCCCTCGCCCTGCCCATGATGATTGCCCAGCTGGCCAGCACTGCCATGGGCTTCGTCGACACCGTTATGGCCGGTCGCGTCAGCCCCCATGATCTGGCTGCGGTCGCGCTGGGCAATTCGATATGGGTGCCGGTCTATTTGCTGCTAAGCGGCATCACGCTGGCGACAACGCCGAACGTCGCCCAGCGCTACGGCGCGGGCAACCATGGCGAAATCGGGCCACTTGTCCGTCAGGCTCTTTGGATGGGCGCAGGCATCGGCCTGGGCAGCGCGCTGCTGATGTGGAATGCGGAGCCGGTGTTGCATTTGATGCGCGTCGAGCCGGCTTTGATAGAGCCGACCATGGCCTACCTGCGCGCCGTCGCCTGCGGCTTTCCCGCTGTCGCGCTATATCAAGTACTGCGTTGCTTCAGCGACGGCCTGGGTCATCCGCGACCGAGCATGGTGATCGGCATCCTTGGCCTGCTGCTGAACATCCCGCTGAACTACATCTTCATCTACGGCAAGCTAGGCATACCGGCAATGGGGGGCGTCGGCTGTGGCGTGTCCACTGCACTGGTGATGCTGTTCATGCTGATAGCGATGACCATCTGGGTGAAACGTGCGTCGGCCTATCAACCCAGCCAGCTGTTTTCCCACTTCGAATGGCCGCGTTGGCCGATGCTCCGGCATCTGCTGTCGGTAGGCGTACCGATTGGTGTCGCGGTGTTCGCCGAAGCCAGTATCTTTTCCGTCATCGCGCTGCTGATTGGCGCACTCGGCGCAACGGTCGTCGCCGGACACCAGATTGCGCTGAATTTCACCTCACTGATCTTCATGATCCCACTGTCGCTGGGGATGGCCGTTACCGTGCGTATTGGCCAGGAACTGGGCCGTAATGCCCCAAGAGACGCCCGCTTCGTCGCTGGTGTAGGGATCGCCGCGGCACTGGTTTACGCCTGCTTTTCGGCCAGCGTCATGTTGCTGTTCAGCGAACAGATTGCGCGGATATACACACCGGACCCGGCTGTCATCGCTGTCGCCGCCAGCCTGTTCTTCTATGCTGCGGTCTTCCAGTTCTCGGATGTGGTCCAGGTCACCGCCGCCGGAGCATTGCGCGGCTATCAGGACACCCGCATGACGATGGTCTACACCCTCTTCGCCTACTGGGGCATCGGCCTGCCGGTGGGGTATCTACTCGGGCTTACGGACCACCTCGGTGCTGCCACAGGGCCAGCTGGCTTATGGCAAGGGTTGATCGCCGGGTTGAGCTGCGCGGCATTGCTGCTCAGCGTGCGCCTGGCTCGCAGCGCCCGCCGCGAGATCCATCGGCACACTGCGCTTCGCAGGGCGGCGGTCTAG
- a CDS encoding cyclic nucleotide-binding domain-containing protein, which produces MNKPLHPDQLRNLIPLDGLSPRQLWELRLRIAPLALTAGQVLQFGSNPAVRHYLMTGSLLLIDINGQQTRFVAGTPAALHSLATGQLGELRALEDCQLLTVDGAELERLLSWRQALQDVLLQLSMDGEDSEWLERLLENPLFAQVPPANIRSMLSRLVEIDAPAGQSLIREGEAGDCCYFLKSGRAQVLKAAGSGEQLLAELEPGACFGEEALLEERSRNASIAMIEDGSVLRLSRADFLELLKAPVVGDVDLGNVAELLACGAQWLDVRLLDDYEQGHAMQALHMPLHLLRLKTRLLSPQRPYLCYCESGKRSANAVFLLTQLGFTAYALRGGLDALSPEDRAALLWECGSGYLARSDGRIERSL; this is translated from the coding sequence ATGAACAAACCGCTGCACCCCGATCAGCTGCGCAATCTGATCCCGCTCGATGGGCTTTCGCCGCGCCAGCTATGGGAACTCCGCTTGCGGATTGCGCCGCTCGCGCTCACGGCCGGCCAAGTTCTCCAGTTCGGAAGTAACCCTGCAGTACGTCACTATTTGATGACGGGCAGTCTTCTGCTGATCGACATCAATGGGCAGCAGACGCGTTTCGTCGCTGGCACGCCGGCTGCCTTGCACAGCCTTGCGACTGGCCAGCTGGGCGAGTTGCGCGCACTGGAAGATTGCCAACTGCTGACCGTGGATGGTGCAGAGTTGGAGCGGCTGCTTTCCTGGCGCCAGGCCCTTCAGGACGTATTGCTGCAGCTGTCGATGGATGGAGAAGACAGCGAATGGCTCGAACGCCTGCTGGAAAATCCGTTGTTCGCTCAGGTGCCACCAGCAAACATACGCAGCATGCTGAGCCGTCTTGTCGAAATCGATGCGCCAGCCGGCCAATCCCTGATCCGTGAGGGCGAGGCCGGTGATTGCTGCTACTTCCTCAAGAGCGGTCGCGCGCAAGTGCTGAAAGCGGCTGGCAGCGGAGAACAACTGCTCGCAGAGCTCGAACCGGGCGCGTGTTTCGGTGAAGAAGCGCTGCTCGAAGAACGCTCGCGTAATGCGAGCATAGCCATGATCGAGGATGGCTCCGTGCTACGGCTTTCCCGAGCCGACTTCCTCGAGTTGCTCAAGGCGCCGGTGGTGGGCGACGTCGATCTGGGCAACGTGGCCGAGCTGCTCGCCTGTGGTGCTCAGTGGCTCGACGTACGATTGCTCGACGATTATGAGCAGGGTCATGCGATGCAAGCGCTGCATATGCCGTTGCACCTGCTGCGGTTGAAGACCCGCTTGTTGAGCCCGCAGCGTCCCTACCTCTGCTATTGCGAAAGCGGCAAGCGCAGTGCCAACGCCGTGTTTCTGCTGACCCAGCTTGGCTTTACTGCCTATGCACTGCGCGGCGGGCTCGACGCGCTAAGCCCGGAAGACCGGGCCGCGCTGCTCTGGGAGTGTGGTTCGGGGTACCTGGCGCGCTCCGACGGCAGGATCGAACGCAGTCTCTGA
- a CDS encoding 1-aminocyclopropane-1-carboxylate deaminase/D-cysteine desulfhydrase, whose amino-acid sequence MSLPPPFDAPLILQPLSLDWLQRSGVEGAVLRLDLVDPELSGNKWFKLVEHLQAARRADASGLISLGGAHSNHLHAVAAAGRRFGLATVGLLRGHEQETPTVSDLRAWGMQLHWLGYGGYRERNQPTFWEPWQARYPGFYQIPEGGGGVLGALGCAALVPRLQASLGSVGWSDYDVIWLATGTGTTLAGLVIGEAGRHRVFGALAGPPSHAVSAGVARLLAQAGVADGGYELLDASRGGFGRFDKELAQFILATERAAGVPLDPIYTAKTMMALRLYVERGYVPAGTRLVFVHTGGLQGRRAAQGQLQKLIDG is encoded by the coding sequence TTGTCTCTGCCTCCTCCCTTCGATGCCCCGTTGATCCTACAGCCCCTGTCGTTGGACTGGTTGCAGCGCAGCGGGGTCGAGGGCGCGGTACTACGTCTGGATCTGGTAGATCCCGAGTTATCCGGCAACAAGTGGTTCAAGCTGGTGGAGCATCTTCAGGCAGCCCGCCGTGCTGATGCATCGGGCCTGATCAGTCTCGGCGGTGCTCATTCCAATCATCTGCATGCAGTGGCGGCTGCGGGTCGCCGCTTTGGTCTGGCGACTGTCGGCTTGCTGCGCGGACACGAGCAGGAAACGCCAACGGTGTCCGATTTACGCGCCTGGGGCATGCAGCTGCACTGGCTTGGCTACGGTGGCTACCGGGAGCGTAACCAGCCGACGTTTTGGGAACCATGGCAAGCGCGCTACCCAGGCTTCTACCAGATACCCGAAGGGGGCGGTGGTGTGCTCGGCGCCCTCGGTTGCGCTGCGTTGGTTCCGCGCTTGCAAGCGTCGCTTGGCTCAGTGGGTTGGAGCGACTACGACGTCATTTGGCTGGCTACCGGTACCGGAACGACGCTGGCTGGCCTGGTCATCGGCGAGGCCGGTCGACATCGTGTGTTCGGCGCGCTGGCCGGCCCGCCTTCGCATGCGGTGAGCGCGGGTGTGGCGAGGTTGCTTGCGCAAGCCGGCGTCGCTGATGGCGGGTATGAGCTGCTGGACGCCAGCCGCGGCGGGTTTGGACGTTTCGACAAGGAGCTGGCCCAGTTCATCCTGGCGACCGAGCGCGCCGCTGGCGTGCCGCTCGATCCGATATACACTGCAAAGACCATGATGGCGTTGCGCCTTTATGTCGAGCGGGGGTATGTTCCTGCCGGCACGCGGCTGGTGTTCGTCCACACCGGTGGTCTGCAAGGGCGCCGTGCTGCTCAAGGCCAGCTGCAAAAGCTGATTGACGGATAG
- a CDS encoding chromosome partitioning protein ParA, translating into MQNKPQMVEAVLFFNEGAICKEMLYPEFEAVLDGVVALPEFADRQMHAVYVMINPRLQVRAAVFFCLDFNDDGSADSGWNIPLRQLAERTGRGPDMGAGPIRLACRSQCPVSWHQMHMWDPKVSPERNDLVVLRETIKRNQLGLLVEDETPQAVPAERLQMVAEDTWYAAEAGKDAAAKRSESHEREQRQKAALLIKQQRQRIANLERLREEDALKLAAAAEKERKALQDEVGALQQQLQQQTELNANLHAQMTAQGESFQKAREEMSKQLRTLEVSGRVEIGAAREQFEIEAQARITAAVAEYREQVSIRDVELAYRNELDAQLEEEIQRLKAECEKLGGSGDRVLEELSRQGVVFMAYHPGAGHLTIALQDLARYRTNPLAYVAAKCFVSEEQYRQWLEHYQKPACVATLSSGERCAMPLDKIDTPSRFVIGESNCCTRHRKEDRQRTGS; encoded by the coding sequence ATGCAGAACAAGCCGCAGATGGTCGAAGCCGTACTGTTCTTCAATGAAGGCGCCATCTGCAAGGAAATGCTGTATCCGGAATTCGAGGCGGTGCTCGACGGGGTCGTTGCACTTCCCGAGTTCGCGGATCGTCAGATGCATGCCGTATACGTGATGATCAATCCACGGCTGCAGGTGCGTGCCGCGGTATTTTTCTGTCTCGACTTCAATGATGACGGCTCGGCCGATTCCGGCTGGAACATTCCGTTGCGCCAGTTGGCCGAGCGTACTGGCCGCGGTCCGGACATGGGCGCTGGGCCGATTCGCCTGGCCTGCCGCAGTCAGTGCCCGGTGTCCTGGCATCAGATGCACATGTGGGACCCAAAGGTCAGCCCGGAACGCAATGATCTGGTGGTGCTGCGCGAAACCATCAAGCGCAACCAGCTCGGCCTGCTGGTCGAAGATGAGACGCCTCAAGCAGTACCAGCAGAACGTCTGCAGATGGTTGCCGAGGACACCTGGTACGCAGCCGAGGCCGGCAAGGACGCCGCGGCAAAGCGATCCGAAAGCCATGAGCGGGAGCAGCGACAGAAGGCTGCCCTGCTGATCAAGCAGCAGCGTCAACGCATCGCAAACCTCGAGCGCCTGCGCGAAGAGGATGCGCTCAAACTGGCGGCTGCCGCGGAGAAGGAGCGCAAGGCGCTGCAGGATGAGGTCGGCGCGCTGCAACAGCAACTGCAGCAGCAGACCGAGCTGAACGCGAATCTGCATGCGCAGATGACCGCGCAGGGCGAGAGCTTCCAGAAAGCGCGCGAGGAAATGAGCAAGCAGCTGCGCACGCTGGAGGTCAGCGGCAGGGTCGAGATCGGCGCTGCCCGAGAACAGTTCGAAATTGAAGCTCAGGCTCGCATTACTGCGGCCGTGGCTGAGTACAGGGAGCAGGTATCGATCCGCGACGTCGAACTGGCCTACCGCAACGAGCTGGATGCGCAGCTGGAAGAGGAAATCCAGCGGTTGAAGGCCGAGTGCGAGAAGTTGGGTGGTAGCGGCGACCGGGTGCTGGAGGAGCTGTCTCGTCAGGGCGTGGTGTTCATGGCCTACCATCCTGGAGCAGGGCATCTAACCATCGCATTGCAGGACCTTGCTCGCTATCGCACCAATCCCTTGGCTTATGTCGCTGCCAAATGCTTCGTCTCCGAGGAGCAGTATCGGCAGTGGCTCGAGCATTACCAGAAGCCGGCCTGCGTTGCGACGCTTTCCAGTGGTGAGCGTTGCGCAATGCCGCTGGATAAGATTGATACACCTAGCCGCTTCGTCATCGGCGAATCCAACTGCTGCACTCGGCACCGCAAGGAAGACCGACAGCGCACCGGCAGCTAA
- a CDS encoding nuclear transport factor 2 family protein — translation MESAIALQPGAASSLEAWHRMIAERDLSRLPELLHPQAVFRSPMAYKPYEGAAAVNLILNTVLQVFENFHYHRELASAEGSDVVLEFSARVGDRELKGIDMIRFDEAGKIVEFEVMIRPMSGLQALGDEMEHRLAAYRAG, via the coding sequence ATGGAAAGTGCAATTGCGCTGCAACCGGGGGCTGCGAGCAGTCTGGAAGCCTGGCACCGTATGATCGCTGAGCGTGATCTCAGCCGGCTGCCGGAGCTATTGCATCCACAGGCCGTGTTTCGCTCGCCGATGGCCTACAAACCCTATGAAGGCGCGGCGGCGGTCAATCTGATCCTCAATACCGTGCTCCAGGTGTTCGAGAATTTTCATTACCACCGTGAGCTGGCGAGCGCAGAAGGCTCGGACGTGGTACTGGAATTCAGCGCCCGCGTAGGGGATCGCGAGCTCAAGGGCATCGACATGATTCGGTTCGACGAGGCGGGCAAGATCGTCGAATTCGAGGTCATGATTCGTCCGATGAGTGGTTTGCAGGCGCTGGGCGATGAGATGGAGCACCGCCTGGCTGCCTACCGCGCGGGCTGA